One genomic window of Candidatus Pseudobacter hemicellulosilyticus includes the following:
- a CDS encoding S46 family peptidase, which produces MRKLLVTLTLSLTLLRSQADEGMWLPMLLGQQVYNDMVKKGLKLTKDQLYHVNKASLKDAIIIFSGFCTGEIVSKEGMIFTNHHCGYDAIATASTVTSNYLKDGFWAKSKKEEIPSQGLYAEFLTRIEDVTKEVEDSVRGLSGAERAAKVNAVMAAINKRFSDPSKKLVARTNALFKGNQFLVFIYTRYNDIRLVGAPPESVGKFGGDTDNWEWPRHTGDFSVFRVYMGKDGQPADYSPENVPLAPKHFLPISLKGIKDGDFAMTWGYPGSTNRYESSYGVKQKTDISNPSVVNLRDMRLKFMLEEMKKDPATRLKMASDYASIANYWKFFDGESKQLLKYKIYEQKKATEEKFQQWANGKPEFQSIFSDWGKAYDNYRPYSKHQVYINEGIMGSPLIAFAGTLQQVENAIVRKGSSADIKKAVDAANEARTEFLKSENTVSDQHILGAALRMFYTDIDKGQHPAGFYESLKGSFGSLDDEASYKKFAASVFSNTMLLNDSKWNAFVSNPDGSVLQADPAYAVANAFLKNWQGRYMPFSQAFAIKNADLGRLYLKGVMQMDTAKAKKMYPDATFTMRVSFGSVKSYNPADAVHYDYVTTMKGVLEKYKAGDYEFDLPAKEIELAQKKDYGQYIDPVRKDLVICFITTNDITGGNSGSPVIDASGNLIGLCFDGNYEALSHKLAFDPVFNRTINVDIRYVLWCIDKLGGASNIISELKLVK; this is translated from the coding sequence ATGAGAAAACTCCTCGTGACACTTACCCTGTCCCTGACGCTGCTGCGCAGCCAGGCAGATGAGGGTATGTGGTTACCCATGCTGTTAGGACAGCAGGTATACAATGATATGGTAAAAAAAGGCCTGAAACTGACCAAGGACCAGCTCTACCATGTCAACAAAGCCTCCCTGAAAGACGCGATCATTATCTTCAGCGGTTTCTGTACCGGTGAGATCGTCAGCAAGGAAGGGATGATCTTCACCAACCACCACTGCGGATACGATGCTATTGCCACAGCCAGCACCGTTACCAGTAATTACCTCAAAGACGGATTCTGGGCTAAAAGCAAAAAAGAAGAGATCCCCTCCCAGGGCCTCTATGCAGAATTCCTGACCCGGATAGAGGACGTGACCAAAGAAGTGGAAGATTCCGTACGCGGCCTCTCCGGCGCAGAGCGCGCCGCCAAAGTGAATGCCGTGATGGCGGCTATCAACAAAAGGTTCTCCGACCCTTCCAAAAAACTGGTGGCCCGCACCAACGCCCTTTTCAAAGGCAACCAGTTCCTGGTTTTCATCTATACCCGCTACAATGATATCCGCCTGGTAGGCGCTCCCCCCGAAAGCGTGGGTAAATTTGGTGGCGATACCGATAACTGGGAATGGCCCCGCCATACCGGCGATTTCTCCGTATTCCGCGTGTACATGGGTAAAGACGGTCAGCCGGCCGATTATTCGCCCGAGAACGTACCCCTGGCCCCCAAACATTTCCTGCCCATCTCCCTCAAAGGGATCAAGGACGGGGATTTTGCCATGACCTGGGGCTATCCCGGCAGCACTAACCGCTATGAGTCCTCCTATGGCGTTAAACAGAAAACCGATATCAGCAATCCTTCCGTAGTGAACCTGCGCGATATGCGCCTGAAGTTCATGCTGGAAGAAATGAAGAAAGATCCGGCCACCCGCCTCAAAATGGCTTCCGATTACGCTTCTATCGCCAACTATTGGAAATTCTTTGACGGCGAAAGCAAACAGCTGCTCAAGTATAAGATCTACGAACAGAAAAAAGCCACCGAAGAAAAGTTCCAGCAATGGGCCAATGGCAAACCGGAGTTCCAGTCCATCTTCAGCGACTGGGGCAAAGCCTACGACAATTACCGTCCCTACAGCAAGCACCAGGTCTACATCAATGAAGGCATCATGGGCTCCCCACTGATTGCTTTTGCCGGCACCCTGCAGCAGGTGGAGAACGCTATTGTCCGCAAAGGCAGCTCCGCAGATATCAAAAAAGCCGTGGACGCCGCCAATGAGGCCCGCACGGAATTCCTGAAAAGCGAGAATACCGTTTCCGACCAGCATATCCTGGGCGCCGCCCTCCGCATGTTCTATACAGACATTGATAAGGGCCAGCACCCCGCCGGTTTCTACGAAAGCCTCAAAGGCAGCTTTGGTAGCCTTGACGATGAAGCCAGCTATAAAAAATTCGCCGCTTCCGTATTTTCCAATACCATGCTGCTGAATGACAGCAAATGGAATGCTTTTGTCAGCAACCCCGATGGTTCCGTATTACAGGCTGATCCTGCCTATGCAGTGGCCAATGCCTTCCTCAAGAACTGGCAGGGCAGGTATATGCCCTTCTCCCAGGCCTTTGCCATTAAGAACGCCGATCTCGGCCGCCTTTACCTGAAAGGGGTAATGCAGATGGATACCGCTAAGGCCAAAAAAATGTATCCCGATGCCACTTTCACCATGCGTGTCAGCTTCGGCAGCGTTAAAAGCTATAATCCTGCTGATGCCGTACATTACGATTATGTAACCACCATGAAGGGTGTACTGGAGAAATACAAGGCCGGTGATTATGAATTTGACCTGCCTGCCAAAGAGATTGAGCTGGCGCAGAAAAAAGACTATGGTCAGTATATTGACCCCGTGCGTAAAGACCTGGTGATCTGTTTTATTACCACCAATGATATTACCGGTGGTAACTCAGGCTCGCCTGTG
- the obgE gene encoding GTPase ObgE has product MEKSNFVDQIRIFCRSGHGGAGSKHFMRTKFNPQAGPDGGDGGRGGHIILRGNKNLWTLLHLRYYKNVLAENGEGGSGNNSSGRAGKDVIIEVPLGTVARDEETETLEAEILEDGQEIVWIKGGRGGLGNSHFATATNQAPEYAQPGEAGEEAWKVLELKVLADVGLVGFPNAGKSTLLSVITAAKPKIADYAFTTINPQLGMVAYRDGKSFCVADLPGIIEGAAEGRGLGHRFLRHIERNPILLFVLPADSNDHKKELEILLSELEQYNPELMHKQFIIGISKSEMLDDELRDAIRKELPTDIPHVFFSAFTQKGLTELKDLLWKTLNEQQQEN; this is encoded by the coding sequence ATGGAAAAATCAAACTTTGTAGACCAGATCAGGATATTCTGCCGCTCCGGCCACGGTGGCGCAGGCAGCAAGCATTTTATGCGTACCAAATTCAATCCCCAGGCCGGGCCTGACGGGGGCGATGGCGGTCGCGGCGGACATATTATCCTGCGGGGTAACAAGAACCTCTGGACCCTGCTGCACCTGCGTTACTACAAGAACGTACTGGCAGAGAACGGAGAAGGCGGCAGTGGCAACAATAGTTCCGGCCGTGCAGGCAAGGACGTGATCATTGAAGTTCCCCTGGGCACCGTAGCCCGGGACGAAGAAACAGAAACGCTGGAAGCCGAGATCCTGGAAGACGGGCAGGAGATCGTCTGGATCAAAGGCGGTCGCGGCGGACTGGGCAATTCCCATTTTGCCACCGCTACCAACCAGGCGCCGGAGTATGCCCAGCCCGGCGAAGCTGGAGAAGAAGCCTGGAAGGTCCTGGAGCTGAAAGTACTGGCCGATGTGGGGCTGGTAGGTTTTCCCAATGCCGGCAAATCCACCCTGCTGTCGGTGATCACAGCGGCCAAGCCCAAGATCGCCGATTATGCCTTTACCACTATCAATCCCCAGCTGGGCATGGTAGCCTACCGCGACGGCAAAAGCTTTTGCGTAGCCGATCTGCCCGGGATCATTGAAGGGGCCGCAGAAGGCCGGGGCCTTGGCCACCGGTTCCTCCGGCATATTGAACGCAATCCCATCCTGCTGTTTGTTTTACCGGCAGACAGCAATGACCATAAAAAAGAACTGGAGATCCTGCTCAGCGAACTGGAGCAATACAATCCTGAACTGATGCATAAGCAGTTCATCATCGGCATCAGCAAGAGCGAAATGCTGGACGATGAGCTGCGGGACGCCATCCGCAAAGAGCTGCCGACGGATATCCCGCATGTATTCTTCTCTGCCTTTACCCAAAAAGGGTTAACGGAGCTGAAGGACCTGCTGTGGAAAACACTGAACGAGCAGCAGCAGGAAAACTGA
- a CDS encoding transferase hexapeptide repeat family protein, translating to MIYSFKDFIPVVHESSFIHPQAAVTGNVVIGKNVYVGPGAAIRGDWGGIIIEDGCNVQENCTIHMFPGITVTLQCGAHIGHGAIIHGAQIGRNCLIGMNSVLLDNVELGDECIVGALTFIKADDKFPARSLIVGNPGKKIREVSDDMIQWKTAGTRLYQALPAEMQEHWRPVEPLREMPANRPAQEILYKTWQEIKKQ from the coding sequence ATGATCTATTCTTTCAAAGATTTTATACCGGTAGTACATGAATCCTCCTTCATTCACCCGCAGGCGGCCGTTACCGGCAATGTAGTCATAGGCAAGAATGTGTATGTAGGGCCCGGAGCCGCCATCCGTGGCGACTGGGGCGGCATCATCATTGAAGACGGCTGCAATGTGCAGGAGAACTGCACCATCCATATGTTCCCGGGCATTACAGTTACGCTGCAGTGCGGCGCCCATATTGGTCATGGCGCTATTATCCACGGCGCACAGATAGGCAGGAACTGCCTGATAGGCATGAACAGCGTGCTGCTGGATAACGTGGAACTGGGTGACGAATGCATTGTAGGGGCGCTGACCTTTATCAAAGCCGATGATAAATTCCCGGCCCGCAGCCTGATTGTAGGCAATCCCGGTAAAAAGATCCGCGAGGTCAGTGATGACATGATCCAATGGAAAACAGCCGGCACCCGGCTTTACCAGGCCCTGCCCGCAGAAATGCAGGAACACTGGCGGCCAGTGGAACCTTTGCGGGAAATGCCGGCCAACCGCCCGGCCCAGGAAATTTTATACAAGACCTGGCAGGAGATAAAAAAGCAATAA
- the paaI gene encoding hydroxyphenylacetyl-CoA thioesterase PaaI, translating into MNPDTLAQQVVSKMMQDDQFSRWLGIEVLEVREGYSRIRMTLRAEMLNGFGIIHGGICFSLADSAFAFACNNRNNLSVALDTSINFTKATQPGEVLTAEAKELHNGRSTGLYLITITNQEDKQVAVFKGTCFRTGKTLI; encoded by the coding sequence ATGAACCCGGACACCTTAGCCCAACAGGTAGTCAGTAAGATGATGCAGGATGATCAGTTCAGCCGTTGGCTGGGCATTGAAGTACTGGAAGTGCGCGAAGGATACAGCCGCATCCGCATGACGCTTCGTGCGGAAATGCTGAATGGCTTCGGCATCATTCATGGCGGCATCTGCTTTTCCCTGGCGGACAGCGCCTTTGCCTTCGCCTGCAATAACCGCAACAACCTGTCGGTAGCCCTGGACACCAGTATCAATTTCACCAAAGCCACCCAGCCCGGCGAGGTGCTGACCGCCGAAGCAAAGGAACTGCACAATGGTCGCAGTACAGGGCTTTACCTGATCACTATTACCAACCAGGAAGATAAGCAGGTAGCGGTCTTCAAAGGCACCTGCTTCCGGACGGGGAAGACGCTGATCTGA
- the paaG gene encoding 2-(1,2-epoxy-1,2-dihydrophenyl)acetyl-CoA isomerase PaaG — MSSILFTVQEGVGMITLNRPDKLNAFNREMALALQQQLDACAADEQVRAVYLTGAGKGFSAGQDLAEIVAPDGPSMQQILSEHYNPVIEKIRQLPKPVIAAVNGVAAGAGANIALCCDIVIAAQSASFIQAFSRIGLIPDSGGTFFLPRLIGWQKASALAMLGDKMIAAEAERMGMIYRVLPDDGFQQAGLQLAVQAAQMPTRALALTKQALNQSLSNSLQQQLALEDTLQQEAARTEDYREGVNAFLAKRQPRYTGK, encoded by the coding sequence ATGTCTTCAATTCTTTTTACCGTTCAGGAAGGGGTCGGCATGATCACCCTCAACCGGCCCGATAAACTGAATGCCTTCAACCGTGAAATGGCGCTGGCCCTGCAACAGCAGCTGGACGCCTGTGCAGCCGATGAGCAGGTGCGCGCCGTATACCTGACCGGCGCCGGTAAAGGCTTCAGCGCCGGGCAGGACCTGGCCGAAATAGTGGCGCCCGACGGTCCTTCCATGCAACAGATCCTCAGCGAACATTATAATCCCGTCATTGAAAAGATCAGGCAGCTGCCCAAACCGGTGATTGCCGCGGTGAATGGGGTAGCGGCCGGCGCCGGCGCCAATATTGCCCTTTGCTGTGATATCGTGATCGCTGCACAGTCGGCCAGTTTTATCCAGGCCTTCTCCCGGATCGGCCTGATCCCTGACAGCGGTGGCACTTTTTTCCTGCCCCGGCTCATTGGCTGGCAAAAGGCCTCAGCCCTGGCCATGCTGGGAGATAAGATGATCGCCGCCGAAGCGGAACGCATGGGCATGATCTATAGAGTACTGCCGGACGACGGCTTCCAGCAGGCCGGCCTGCAGCTGGCTGTACAGGCAGCGCAAATGCCCACCCGGGCGCTGGCGCTCACCAAACAGGCCCTGAACCAGTCGCTCAGTAACAGCCTGCAACAACAGCTGGCGCTGGAGGACACCCTGCAACAGGAAGCCGCCCGGACGGAAGACTACCGGGAAGGCGTAAATGCTTTCCTGGCCAAACGCCAGCCCAGGTATACAGGAAAATGA
- the paaJ gene encoding phenylacetate-CoA oxygenase subunit PaaJ gives MAALTNISTKEVWSLLEQVTDPEVPVLSIIDLGIVRDVQVKGSEAHIVITPTYSGCPAMDVISMGIRMQLLASGFEKVTISQVLSPAWTTDWMSEAGKEKLRAYGIAPPHPTPQLCNNKLFADEAAVQCPQCGSWHTRRISEFGSTACKSLYQCQDCREPFDYFKCH, from the coding sequence ATGGCCGCATTGACCAATATATCCACCAAAGAAGTATGGTCGCTGCTGGAGCAGGTGACAGACCCCGAAGTGCCGGTACTGTCCATCATTGACCTGGGCATTGTCCGCGATGTGCAGGTCAAAGGGTCCGAAGCGCATATTGTGATCACGCCCACCTATTCGGGGTGCCCGGCCATGGATGTGATCAGCATGGGTATCCGCATGCAGCTGCTGGCCAGCGGTTTTGAAAAAGTGACCATCAGCCAGGTCCTTTCGCCAGCCTGGACCACCGACTGGATGAGCGAGGCCGGCAAGGAGAAGCTGCGGGCTTACGGCATTGCACCGCCGCATCCCACGCCCCAGCTATGCAACAATAAACTGTTTGCCGATGAGGCCGCCGTGCAATGCCCGCAGTGCGGGAGCTGGCATACGCGGCGCATCAGCGAGTTTGGTTCTACCGCCTGCAAATCCCTGTACCAGTGCCAGGACTGCCGGGAGCCATTTGATTATTTTAAGTGTCACTGA
- the paaC gene encoding phenylacetate-CoA oxygenase subunit PaaC, giving the protein MEQQTITNYSIYLADNALILAQRNSEWCGHGPVLEQDIALTNITLDLVGQARSLYQYAAGLLGNGATEDSLAYLRDARAYTNCLLAELPNGDWGQTILRQFFFSAWQYLLYEKLQRSADTTLAAIAEKSLKEVTYHLRWSSEWVIRLGDGTEESQQRMCEALETLWSFTGELFLPAPFENAASAEGAGIDAASLKAPWLARVQEVLAEATLPLPDEKAWMQTGGKEGKHTEHLGFLLADLQFLQRAYPHSTW; this is encoded by the coding sequence TTGGAACAGCAAACCATTACCAATTATAGTATCTACCTGGCCGATAATGCACTGATCCTTGCCCAGCGCAATAGTGAGTGGTGTGGCCACGGCCCCGTCCTGGAACAGGATATAGCCCTCACCAATATCACACTGGACCTGGTAGGACAGGCACGCAGCCTCTACCAGTATGCCGCCGGCCTGCTGGGCAATGGCGCTACTGAAGACAGCCTGGCCTACCTGCGGGATGCACGCGCCTATACCAATTGCCTGCTGGCTGAACTGCCTAATGGCGACTGGGGTCAGACCATCCTGCGCCAGTTCTTTTTCAGCGCCTGGCAATACCTGCTGTATGAAAAACTGCAGCGCTCTGCCGATACCACACTGGCAGCTATAGCCGAAAAATCTTTAAAAGAAGTCACCTACCATCTCCGCTGGAGCAGTGAATGGGTCATCCGCCTCGGCGATGGCACGGAGGAAAGCCAGCAGCGGATGTGTGAGGCCCTGGAAACGCTCTGGAGCTTTACCGGCGAGCTGTTCCTGCCCGCGCCTTTTGAGAACGCCGCCAGCGCAGAAGGGGCCGGTATTGACGCCGCCTCCCTGAAAGCGCCCTGGCTGGCCCGTGTACAGGAAGTACTGGCCGAAGCTACCCTGCCCCTGCCCGATGAGAAAGCCTGGATGCAGACCGGCGGCAAGGAAGGAAAACATACGGAACACCTGGGCTTTCTCCTGGCCGACCTGCAGTTCCTGCAACGCGCCTATCCCCACTCAACCTGGTAA
- the paaB gene encoding 1,2-phenylacetyl-CoA epoxidase subunit B, whose translation MPEEKTGGGSTAGQQADTTHWPLWEVFIRSKQGLDHKHVGSLHATDAKMAIENARDVYTRRMEGVSIWVVESKYIHASNPDDAGAFYEPANDKVYRHPTFYELPDAIKHM comes from the coding sequence ATCCCCGAAGAGAAAACGGGGGGCGGCAGTACTGCCGGCCAGCAGGCCGATACCACCCACTGGCCTTTGTGGGAAGTTTTTATCCGCAGCAAGCAGGGCCTGGACCATAAGCATGTGGGCAGCCTGCATGCCACCGACGCCAAAATGGCCATCGAGAACGCCCGCGATGTGTATACCCGCCGCATGGAAGGGGTCAGCATCTGGGTAGTGGAAAGCAAATACATCCACGCCTCCAATCCCGATGATGCCGGCGCATTCTATGAACCCGCCAACGATAAGGTATACCGCCATCCGACCTTCTATGAACTGCCGGATGCCATCAAGCATATGTAA
- the paaA gene encoding 1,2-phenylacetyl-CoA epoxidase subunit A, producing MSVQELEKIFQDKIDQEIKIEPRDWMPDAYRKTLIRQISQHAHSEVVGMLPEGNWITRAPSLKRKAILLAKVQDEAGHGLYLYSATETLGVSREQTIDDLLSGKAKYSSIFNYPTISWADIGAVGWLVDGAAILNQVMLCRTSYGPYSRANIRICKEESFHQRQGFEILLVLSQGTPEQRAMCQDAINRWWWPSLMMFGPKDSESTHSDQSTKWKIKRKSNDELRQQFVDMIAEQVKLLGMILPDHDLKWDPTKNQYNWGEINWDEFWQVVKGNGPCNKQRLEARRKAHDNGAWVRAAALAHAEKRAARAKTATATPAQQVA from the coding sequence ATGTCTGTTCAGGAACTGGAGAAAATATTTCAGGACAAGATCGACCAGGAGATCAAGATTGAGCCGCGCGACTGGATGCCGGACGCTTACCGCAAAACATTGATCCGCCAGATCAGCCAGCACGCACACAGTGAAGTGGTGGGCATGCTGCCGGAAGGCAACTGGATCACCCGCGCCCCTTCCCTGAAACGCAAGGCCATCCTCCTTGCCAAAGTACAGGATGAAGCCGGTCATGGCCTTTACCTCTACTCCGCTACAGAAACCCTGGGCGTAAGCCGGGAACAGACCATTGACGATCTACTTTCCGGTAAAGCCAAATACTCTTCCATCTTCAACTACCCCACCATCAGCTGGGCCGATATCGGCGCCGTTGGCTGGCTGGTAGATGGAGCCGCTATCCTGAACCAGGTGATGCTCTGCCGCACTTCCTATGGTCCCTATTCCAGGGCCAATATCAGGATCTGTAAGGAAGAAAGCTTTCACCAGCGCCAGGGCTTTGAGATCCTGCTGGTGCTTTCCCAGGGAACACCTGAGCAACGCGCCATGTGCCAGGATGCCATCAACCGCTGGTGGTGGCCTTCCCTGATGATGTTTGGACCTAAGGACAGCGAGTCCACCCACTCCGACCAGAGCACCAAATGGAAGATCAAACGAAAAAGCAATGATGAGCTGCGCCAGCAGTTTGTAGATATGATCGCTGAACAGGTAAAACTCCTGGGCATGATCCTGCCGGACCACGACCTGAAATGGGATCCCACCAAAAACCAGTACAACTGGGGCGAGATCAACTGGGATGAGTTCTGGCAGGTAGTGAAAGGCAACGGCCCCTGCAACAAGCAAAGGCTGGAAGCCCGGCGCAAGGCCCATGACAATGGCGCCTGGGTACGGGCCGCCGCACTGGCCCATGCTGAAAAAAGAGCTGCACGCGCAAAGACCGCTACGGCAACACCGGCGCAGCAGGTGGCCTGA
- a CDS encoding RNA polymerase sigma-70 factor encodes MYTHDTADNALPLLVQQVSAGSQQAFRQLYHYFYQRLYHFAFSLIRTREHAEEIVEDVFIKLWHQRAGITAIGNLKVYLYTATRNTALNYLERRARENSLLSFGEVDISLAEPGYSPEQLLITAEIYGKIRQAVEQLPPRCKLVFKLVREDGLKYKEVAEVLGISINTIDAQMAIAVQRIAEAVRKDFEQLPARKAAQKKDAS; translated from the coding sequence ATGTACACCCATGATACAGCGGACAATGCCCTGCCCTTGCTGGTACAGCAGGTCAGTGCAGGGAGCCAGCAGGCTTTCCGGCAGCTGTATCATTATTTTTATCAGCGCCTCTATCATTTTGCTTTCTCGCTGATCAGGACCCGGGAACATGCCGAAGAGATTGTGGAAGATGTATTCATTAAGCTCTGGCATCAGCGGGCCGGTATCACAGCCATCGGCAATCTCAAAGTATACCTCTATACCGCCACCCGGAATACTGCCCTTAACTACCTGGAACGCAGGGCCAGGGAGAATAGCCTGCTCTCCTTCGGGGAGGTGGATATCAGCCTGGCGGAGCCCGGGTACTCACCAGAACAATTGCTGATCACAGCGGAGATCTATGGAAAGATCCGCCAGGCCGTGGAGCAGTTGCCACCCCGCTGTAAGCTGGTCTTCAAACTGGTGCGGGAAGACGGGCTGAAATACAAAGAAGTGGCGGAAGTGCTGGGCATCAGCATTAATACCATTGATGCACAGATGGCCATTGCGGTGCAGCGCATTGCTGAAGCGGTGCGTAAGGATTTTGAGCAGCTGCCGGCCAGGAAGGCGGCGCAGAAAAAAGATGCCTCCTGA
- a CDS encoding DUF4974 domain-containing protein, whose amino-acid sequence MQDQHIYTLIARQLSGEASEAERQELNAHLQQHAGDQYLYELLAGYWEQQPGLAAPGQSTEEQRFQHLLKAVENPASAVDLQTTAAGTSNPGQVSFQTNLPVTNDPEIAPAEIRSPLKDLPGTIVAATNAIGSSPIINHGTSASGTDHFQSTIAVASSETAGAAAAIKNLSWLARYKWWAAAAAVLLLASATLYWLNDQPAPEDLVRTKKSTPNEVAASPGSRSRLVLPDGTKVWLNAQSRLTYLPDFNQAHREVQLEGEAFFEVAPDARKPFIVHTSGIDIKVLGTAFNVRAYAADPTIEATLLRGSIEVVRKNDVNAPRVILRPQEKLVFHKEPATERGGLKGRDLLPASATQQPAAGIAVVSLPGNQPDSIRKETSWIYNRLVFDGDSFEELAAKMERWYNVHIQIHSEQLKRQRLKGAFEKENITEALDALQFTAPFDYKINGNEIGIFSR is encoded by the coding sequence ATGCAGGATCAACATATCTATACACTGATTGCCCGACAACTTTCCGGCGAGGCCAGCGAGGCCGAACGGCAGGAGCTGAACGCTCATCTGCAGCAGCATGCCGGCGATCAGTACCTGTATGAACTGCTGGCCGGCTACTGGGAACAGCAGCCAGGCCTGGCGGCTCCCGGCCAAAGCACGGAAGAGCAGCGGTTCCAGCACCTGCTGAAGGCCGTAGAAAATCCGGCATCGGCGGTTGATCTCCAGACAACAGCTGCCGGCACATCCAATCCCGGACAGGTTTCTTTCCAAACAAACTTACCTGTAACCAACGATCCCGAAATTGCACCTGCCGAAATAAGGTCACCTCTCAAAGATCTTCCAGGGACCATCGTTGCAGCAACGAATGCCATAGGTTCGTCCCCAATAATTAATCATGGAACAAGCGCTTCCGGCACAGACCATTTTCAATCAACTATTGCCGTAGCCAGTTCAGAAACAGCCGGTGCAGCAGCAGCCATAAAAAATCTCTCCTGGCTGGCCCGCTACAAATGGTGGGCTGCCGCCGCTGCGGTATTGCTGCTGGCCAGTGCAACCCTTTACTGGTTGAATGATCAGCCGGCGCCGGAGGATTTGGTTCGAACCAAAAAAAGTACGCCCAATGAAGTAGCCGCCAGCCCGGGGAGCAGGTCGCGACTGGTACTGCCCGATGGCACAAAGGTCTGGCTGAATGCACAGAGCAGGCTCACTTACCTGCCGGACTTTAACCAGGCTCACCGTGAAGTACAGCTGGAAGGCGAAGCCTTTTTTGAGGTAGCGCCCGATGCACGTAAGCCTTTTATAGTCCATACTTCCGGCATCGATATCAAAGTCCTGGGCACAGCTTTCAATGTCCGGGCTTACGCCGCAGATCCTACCATTGAAGCTACCCTGCTCCGCGGCTCTATTGAAGTGGTCAGGAAAAATGATGTGAACGCACCGCGGGTGATCCTGCGACCGCAGGAGAAGCTGGTCTTTCATAAAGAACCTGCCACCGAACGGGGAGGCCTGAAAGGACGCGACCTGCTGCCCGCTTCCGCCACACAACAGCCCGCAGCAGGCATCGCCGTGGTCAGCTTACCCGGCAACCAGCCGGATAGTATCCGTAAAGAAACTTCCTGGATCTACAACAGGCTGGTATTTGATGGCGACAGCTTTGAAGAGCTGGCGGCCAAAATGGAAAGATGGTACAATGTGCACATACAGATACACTCAGAACAGCTTAAAAGGCAACGATTGAAAGGCGCTTTCGAAAAAGAGAATATCACCGAGGCCCTGGATGCGCTGCAATTCACCGCACCTTTTGATTACAAAATAAACGGGAACGAGATCGGGATCTTCAGCCGATAA